One Telopea speciosissima isolate NSW1024214 ecotype Mountain lineage unplaced genomic scaffold, Tspe_v1 Tspe_v1.1223, whole genome shotgun sequence genomic window, ATGGGTGCAAAATCCTCTATATACCTTTATCTCTGTTTCCATATGTGTTCATCAATGGTGCTagtgagaaaaggaaaaaaaatgtctCACTGATAAGAATTCTTGTATGCATTGCGTGCATCATCACAGCCAAGCTGGCGTAGACCCAAGGGTATTGATTCTCGGGTGAGGAGGAAGTTTAAGGGCTGCACTTTGATGCCCAACATTGGGTATGGCTCAGACAAGAAGACCCGGCATTACCTTCCCAATGGCTTCAAGAAATTTGTGGTGCACAACGTCAAAGAATTGGAAGTGTTGATGATGCATAA contains:
- the LOC122648461 gene encoding 60S ribosomal protein L32-1-like produces the protein FLYALRASSQPSWRRPKGIDSRVRRKFKGCTLMPNIGYGSDKKTRHYLPNGFKKFVVHNVKELEVLMMHNRTYCAEIAHNVSTRKRKEIVERASQLDVVVTNKLARLRSQEDE